TTTCTACCATCTTTGTCTcatacattaatttttattcttatCTATACTATTCAAATTGCCAAATTCTCAATACGGAAGTCATACATATCAATAGTCGTACAATATTTAGATGTTAGATTATAAACATAATACGGGAAAAGGAAATAAAAACTACTAAAAAGACCtgataattaaactaattaaaattGTTGACCTCGCGTACATGCATGCATATTAGGATTAAGAGAATTTGCAAAATTAATTGGACAGATGAAAGAGTTGCTAGCGGAGTTGGCCATGGTGGAAAACGAGATAACCCGACTCGAAAGCCAGATCAACCAGCTTCAAGATGAAGTAAAACATGAAAGGAAACTCAATCTCGAATCGAAATTCAAGAACGAGCCAGGACGTGGGATTTTAAAAAGTTTCCATGAACCTTTACCAGTTCCACAAGATTCCGATGTTGTCCAAGGTTGTAATAAGAAGGTGACATTCGATACCAAAGCCCTCCATTTTATCAGCAAGGCTATCAAAGGAGATTACCATAACATGAGTGACTTCGGAATATTTGATGATAAAAAATCGATGAATTCTAAAGGATTCATCAGTTCGAAGGACAATATTCTAAACAATGGGGCTGGGAATTTTCAAGGAAAAGAGCCTAAAAGAAGTACTGTCGGTTCGAATAAGTTTCCATCTCCTCTAAAAGAGCCAAGAAATCCAACCCCTCGTGTAAGTAATTTATCAAGAAactttaatgaatttttttaatattatattttaggtCATTGATATGAATTAttcaatctttttaaaaaacatttaaattttcatttgtAATAAAAGCTAATACAAAATCTTGAATATCGTGTAACAGAAAGATCGCAATGTTGAAACTACTAGAGATATCTCTCCTAAGGTTGTTTCCACCCCATTACTCTCAGCAGAAGACAGCATCCACAAATGGGCACCAAATAAGTTATCCGAAAACATAACCAAGTGCCTGATTTTCATATTTGTGAGATCACTTCGAACAGCTAGAGCAATGGACTTGGAAAAATCTGGTCCAATAACTCGATCTTCCAACATTTCTATTAGCTTCAGGGCATCAGAAACGAGCACGATTTCATCGAAAACGAACCTTATGTCTCAGAAAGACTCGCGACAACAAGATCCCTATGGTATATTTGATTCTGAAGAGTCTGTGCCGAGGGATATCGGTCCTTATAAAAACTTGGTTATATTCACATCAAACTCTATCGATTTGAAATACATCCAAAATTCGAGCTCCGTTTCTTTGTTCCAAAAGCTGAAGTGAGtaacaagatacatatatacatatatacctacatacatacatgcatacatatatatatgtatatattcttCTCTTACTCATAGCATTTTATTAGAGTACCGTAGTAACTTTTTtcccatttaattaattcagGGTTTTGATGGATGGTCTTCAAAAGGTGGATTTGAGATTCTCCAGTGATCAGCAGAAACTAGCCTTTTGGATCAACATGTACAACGCTTGTGTCATGCACGTATACCCTTTTTGTTCCCTCTTAACTTTAATTACTTTGGTTTTTAAatctatattaaattttaatatagatattattttatatatatatacagttttgatatcctgcacacttaccgtgcacacctatgtgagcaccgatgatatatacagttttgatatcctgcacacttaccgtgcacacctatgtgagcaccgataaGGTGTCACTTACCTATTgtatgtgatgaaatatagaaaaattacgCATCCAAttggtgagtgacacctcatcggtgctcacataggtatGCACGGAAGATGTGCaggatatcaaaactatatatatatatatatatatatgtgtgtgtgtgtgtgtgtgtgtgtgtgtgtNNNNNNNNNNNNNNNNNNNNNNNNNNNNNNNNNNNNNNNNNNNNNNNNNNNNNNNNNNNNNNNNNNNNNNNNNNNNNNNNNNNNNNNNNNNNNNNNNNNNNNNNNNNNNNNNNNNNNNNNNNNNNNNNNNNNNNNNNNNNNNNNNNNNNNNNNNNNNNNNNNNNNNNNNNNNNNNNNNNNNNNNNNNNNNNNNNNNNNNNNNNNNNNNNNNNNNNNNNNNNNNNNNNNNNNNNNNNNNNNNNNNNNNNNNNNNNNNNNNNNNNNNNNNNNNNNNNNNNNNNNNNNNNNNNNNNNNNNNNNNNNNNNNNNNNNNNNNNNNNNNNNNNNNNNNNNNNNNNNNNNNNNNNNNNNNNNNNNNNNNNNNNNNNNNNNNNNNNNNNNNNNNNNNNNNNNNNNNNNNNNNNNNNNNNNNNNNNNNNNNNNNNNNNNNNNNNNNNNNNNNNNNNNNNNNNNNNNNNNNNNNNNNNNNNNNNNNNNNNNNNNNNNNNNNNNNNNNNNNNNNNNNNNNNNNNNNNNNNNNNNNNNNNNNNNNNNNNNNNNNNNNNNNNNNNNNNNNNNNNNNNNNNNNNNNNNNNNNNNNNNNNNNNNNNNNNNNNNNNNNNNNNNNNNNNNNNNNNNNNNNNNNNNNNNNNNNNNNNNNNNNNNNNNNNNNNNNNNNNNNNNNNNNNNNNNNNNNNNNNNNNNNNNNNNNNNNNNNNNNNNNNNNNNNNNNNNNNNNNNNNNNNNNNNNNNNNNNNNNNNNNNNNNNNNNNNNNNNNNNNNNNNNNNNNNNNNNNNNNNNNNNNNNNNNNNNNNNNNNNNNNNNNNNNNNNNNNNNNNNNNNNNNNNNNNNNNNNNNNNNNNNNNNNNNNNNNNNNNNNNNNNNNNNNNNNNNNNNNNNNNNNNNNNNNNNNNNNNNNNNNNNNNNNNNNNNNNNNNNNNNNNNNNNNNNNNNNNNNNNNNNNNNNNNNNNNNNNNNNNNNNNNNNNNNNNNNNNNNNNNNNNNNNNNNNNNNNNNNNNNNNNNNNNNNNNNNNNNNNNNNNNNNNNNNNNNNNNNNNNNNNNNNNNNNNNNNNNNNNNNNNNNNNNNNNNNNNNNNNNNNNNNNNNNNNNNNNNNNNNNNNNNNNNNNNNNNNNNNNNNNNNNNNNNNNNNNNNNNNNNNNNNNNNNNNNNNNNNNNNNNNNNNNNNNNNNNNNNNNNNNNNNNNNNNNNNNNNNNNNNNNNNNNNNNNNNNNtgtgtgtgtgtgtgtgtgtgtgtgtgtgtgtgtgtaattttTCAAGAACCACTAATTTTATATTGGTCCTACCAAACTGTGGTTATTTTCAGCCATATACTGTATGTCAAAGATTGCTCCTCTCAACCCCGTACGTACTAAAATTTTCATTGCCTAAAATTGGTAGAATAATTAATGCATATTTCATAATCAGTCAAaagtttaatttaaatattcagtCAATATATATGGTTgaaaatgtaatatatattcATGCTTTAACtaatacatattttattatcagtcaaaagtttaatttaaatattcagtCAATATAGTTGAAAATGTAATAATGCTTTAATATATGGTCAAAGAATATATCTTCTTAaggattttttcttttttggctTTAAACTCAGGGTTTTCTTCAATATGGAGTTGCCTCGGTCTCCGGCCGTGAAAAACTACTGACACTAATCAACAAGGTTAGTGAATAAAAATCAAGAACATATTTACCTATCGATCGAAATTCATCCCACAAGTTGATTTAGATAGCGTTTTGATCATCTAATTTGCAAAATTTAGTCTCCAATATAAATATTGGTTTCTTTTCcacttttatcaattttttaattagaGTACTGACAGAACACCAAATATTATTGTTATGTAAGATGAAGTAAACATTCCGATACAAAAATAACTAAATGtacaaaaaaaactaaattattaTGCAAAACCAAAATTTTGACCAACTAGAggataaaaaattaaagagaaaTGATATTTACACTCATTTTGCTTCATTAAATGTAACTCTacttgaattatttatttattttttgacacGATTACCCTAATTCAttactttctttttttcatttcttgatcCATACATCCATTGATTTTCATTATTATAACATGttgatttacaaaaaaaaataatttaaaattgtaatatatttatatgttgacaaaaaaaatacatattttaatagTTAATCatcatttttataataataatataaaatatttaaactacCCGTAGGGatataaaaattttttattaaacttttaaattcaaaatatttaataattttcgggcatcaaaatttttaactgaACAATGTGagaataaaatgttaaataaattataattttaagttaaaattaatgtaatatattaatttgtattatttctacaaaatatataatatactcTCTAGtgattaaattcatatttttttattaattaaagttattattataaatctgtttattttatgttgatatacagtactt
The Primulina huaijiensis isolate GDHJ02 unplaced genomic scaffold, ASM1229523v2 scaffold40277, whole genome shotgun sequence genome window above contains:
- the LOC140969260 gene encoding uncharacterized protein isoform X1, with the translated sequence MAGQDGLSSLHVAAWEANKKKLSRPQKREELEREVYVLHKMLEHEQHVHEYLHRLHERHAGDVLSIPNSLPLKMKELLAELAMVENEITRLESQINQLQDEVKHERKLNLESKFKNEPGRGILKSFHEPLPVPQDSDVVQGCNKKVTFDTKALHFISKAIKGDYHNMSDFGIFDDKKSMNSKGFISSKDNILNNGAGNFQGKEPKRSTVGSNKFPSPLKEPRNPTPRKDRNVETTRDISPKVVSTPLLSAEDSIHKWAPNKLSENITKCLIFIFVRSLRTARAMDLEKSGPITRSSNISISFRASETSTISSKTNLMSQKDSRQQDPYGIFDSEESVPRDIGPYKNLVIFTSNSIDLKYIQNSSSVSLFQKLKVLMDGLQKVDLRFSSDQQKLAFWINMYNACVMHGFLQYGVASVSGREKLLTLINKASLNISGNTFSAQEIEHYILRKSADSLVQEIIGKDERNNKMMEIQELYGVEETDPNVTFALCCGTRSSPAVKIYTAEGVTAELERSKQEYLQAAIVVTTSTKKIAIPELLLRNMHDFVQDMESPVDWICQQLPTSGSLRKSIAHIGKSSAIVEKIPYDFEFQYLLPII
- the LOC140969260 gene encoding uncharacterized protein isoform X2, whose amino-acid sequence is MAGQDGLSSLHVAAWEANKKKLSRPQKREELEREMLEHEQHVHEYLHRLHERHAGDVLSIPNSLPLKMKELLAELAMVENEITRLESQINQLQDEVKHERKLNLESKFKNEPGRGILKSFHEPLPVPQDSDVVQGCNKKVTFDTKALHFISKAIKGDYHNMSDFGIFDDKKSMNSKGFISSKDNILNNGAGNFQGKEPKRSTVGSNKFPSPLKEPRNPTPRKDRNVETTRDISPKVVSTPLLSAEDSIHKWAPNKLSENITKCLIFIFVRSLRTARAMDLEKSGPITRSSNISISFRASETSTISSKTNLMSQKDSRQQDPYGIFDSEESVPRDIGPYKNLVIFTSNSIDLKYIQNSSSVSLFQKLKVLMDGLQKVDLRFSSDQQKLAFWINMYNACVMHGFLQYGVASVSGREKLLTLINKASLNISGNTFSAQEIEHYILRKSADSLVQEIIGKDERNNKMMEIQELYGVEETDPNVTFALCCGTRSSPAVKIYTAEGVTAELERSKQEYLQAAIVVTTSTKKIAIPELLLRNMHDFVQDMESPVDWICQQLPTSGSLRKSIAHIGKSSAIVEKIPYDFEFQYLLPII